One window of the Salvia splendens isolate huo1 chromosome 1, SspV2, whole genome shotgun sequence genome contains the following:
- the LOC121750024 gene encoding FT-interacting protein 3-like → MNNLKLAVEVVRAHNLLPKDGQGSSSAAVELLFDGQKFRTTIKERDLNPFWNETFYFNVANPLDLRHLTLEAHLYSINRATSKKHSLGKVRINGTSFVPLSDSVVFNYPLEKNSLFSSTRGELALKVYLTGDPTPSHHYASSSSFSSLHSIHDEPSPRSHRREEKASRSRRSLYTLAGSDRSQHHQPQQQQQQQPQQQQQQPQQQRPSSSYTMPLYQTTQYNASEMMFEPQPSQSARMHLNTSSQPNDFSLRETNPVLGGGRIRATSTYDLVQPMQFLFVRVVKARDLPSKDATGSLDPYVEVKLGNYKGVTRHFDKTKNPEWNTVFTFSKDRMQATVLEVVVMDKDVIKDDFVGVVKFDLHEIPRRAPPDSPLAPEWHRLEDSKGERKHGELMVAVWIGTQADEAFADAWHSDAASLVDTSTSTAHIRSKVYHAPRLWYVRVNVIEAQDLVTHDRNRYPVVHVKAQIGNQVLRTKPVQSQTSNASWNEDLMFVAAEPFDDDQLVISVDDRVGPNKEESLGKAFVPLATIEKRADDRVVHTKWWHLQKPSANEAVEPKRDHFASRIHLRICLDGGYHVLDESTQYSSDLRPTAKQLWKPPVGVLELGILNADALTPMKSRNGRGTSDTFCVAKYGQKWIRTRTITDSLNPKFNEQYTWDVYDPATVLTVGVFDNGHFGGSNGHRDLKIGKVRIRISTLETNRVYTHSYPLVVLHPSGVKKMGELHLAIRFTCTSMLNMMSLYSRPLLPKMHYVRPLSVAQLDTLRYQAVNILAARLSRAEPPLQKEVVEYMSDVNSHLWSMRRSKANFNRLMAVFNGIFAVSKWLNEVCQWKNPVTTVLLYALFVILVFFPELILPTMYLYMFLIGLWNYRFRPKNPPHMNMRLSWADTATADELDEEFDTFPTARSGDTLRIRYDRLRSVAARIQRVVGDVASQGERVQAVLSWRDPRATIIFMAFCIASAVVFYAVPLQLLIVTAGSYAMRPPKFRRKLPPAPLNFFRRLPARTDSML, encoded by the coding sequence ATGAACAACCTGAAGCTAGCAGTGGAGGTGGTGCGAGCCCACAACCTCCTCCCCAAAGACGGGCAGGGCTCGTCCAGCGCTGCCGTGGAGCTCCTCTTCGATGGCCAGAAGTTCCGCACCACCATCAAGGAGAGAGACCTCAACCCCTTTTGGAACGAGACCTTCTACTTCAACGTCGCCAACCCCCTCGACCTCCGCCACCTCACCCTCGAGGCTCACCTCTATAGCATCAATCGAGCCACCTCCAAGAAACACTCCCTTGGGAAGGTCCGGATCAACGGCACCTCCTTCGTCCCCCTCTCTGACTCCGTCGTCTTCAACTACCCCCTTGAGAAAAACAGCCTTTTCTCCTCCACCAGAGGCGAGCTCGCCTTGAAAGTCTATCTCACTGGCGATCCCACCCCTAGTCATCACTACGCCTCCTCCTCGTCCTTCTCTAGCCTGCATTCGATCCATGATGAACCATCACCCCGTTCTCACAGGCGCGAGGAGAAGGCGTCCCGGTCTAGGCGCAGTTTGTACACTCTTGCTGGCTCAGATCGTAGTCAACACCACCAGCCGCAgcagcaacaacaacaacaaccacaacagcagcagcaacaacCACAACAACAAcggccttcttcttcttatacAATGCCATTGTACCAAACAACGCAATACAACGCTAGTGAGATGATGTTCGAGCCTCAGCCATCACAGTCTGCTCGAATGCATCTGAACACATCGTCCCAGCCTAATGATTTCTCACTCAGAGAAACGAATCCGGTCCTCGGAGGGGGGCGGATTAGGGCTACCAGCACGTATGATCTCGTGCAGCCTATGCAGTTTCTCTTTGTTCGTGTTGTGAAGGCACGGGACCTCCCGTCCAAGGACGCCACAGGGAGCCTCGACCCCTATGTGGAGGTGAAGCTGGGTAATTACAAGGGCGTTACTCGCCATTTCGACAAGACAAAGAATCCAGAATGGAACACAGTGTTCACGTTTTCAAAGGACAGAATGCAAGCCACTGTTTTGGAAGTTGTGGTGATGGACAAGGATGTGATCAAGGACGATTTTGTGGGTGTGGTGAAGTTCGACCTTCACGAGATCCCAAGACGGGCCCCTCCGGACAGCCCATTGGCGCCCGAGTGGCACCGACTCGAGGACAGCAAGGGCGAGAGGAAGCACGGGGAGCTCATGGTTGCAGTTTGGATAGGCACACAAGCTGATGAGGCCTTTGCTGATGCTTGGCATTCCGATGCAGCTAGCCTCGTCGACACCTCCACCTCAACCGCACACATCCGGTCCAAGGTGTACCATGCGCCCCGGTTGTGGTACGTGCGCGTGAACGTGATTGAGGCACAGGATCTCGTCACGCATGACAGGAACCGGTACCCTGTCGTGCACGTGAAGGCCCAAATCGGGAACCAGGTCCTGAGAACAAAGCCAGTCCAGTCACAGACCTCGAACGCGTCATGGAACGAGGACCTCATGTTCGTTGCCGCTGAGCCCTTCGACGACGATCAGCTGGTGATATCAGTTGATGATCGCGTCGGGCCTAACAAAGAGGAGTCTCTTGGCAAGGCTTTTGTGCCGTTGGCAACGATTGAGAAAAGGGCCGACGACAGAGTGGTGCACACAAAGTGGTGGCACCTGCAGAAGCCGAGTGCCAACGAGGCTGTGGAGCCTAAGAGGGATCATTTTGCGAGCCGGATCCATCTCCGGATCTGCCTCGATGGAGGCTACCATGTTCTAGATGAATCCACGCAGTATAGCAGTGATCTCAGGCCAACAGCAAAGCAGCTTTGGAAACCGCCTGTAGGCGTGCTTGAGCTTGGAATCTTGAATGCCGATGCCCTCACACCTATGAAGAGTAGAAACGGTCGAGGGACTTCAGACACATTCTGTGTGGCCAAGTACGGACAGAAATGGATTCGAACTAGAACTATCACCGATAGCTTGAACCCCAAGTTCAATGAGCAGTACACTTGGGACGTTTACGATCCGGCCACAGTTCTAACTGTGGGCGTTTTCGACAACGGCCACTTTGGTGGTTCCAATGGCCACAGAGACCTCAAGATTGGGAAGGTTCGGATCCGGATCTCGACCTTGGAAACAAATCGTGTTTACACGCATTCGTATCCGTTGGTCGTTCTTCACCCCTCGGGGGTGAAGAAGATGGGAGAGCTGCATTTGGCAATCCGATTCACATGCACGTCGATGCTCAACATGATGTCCTTATACTCGAGGCCTCTCCTGCCTAAAATGCACTACGTAAGACCATTGTCGGTGGCGCAGCTTGACACGCTGCGCTACCAAGCGGTCAACATCCTGGCAGCACGTctgagccgggctgagccgccTCTCCAAAAAGAGGTGGTAGAATACATGAGTGATGTAAACTCACATCTATGGAGCATGAGGCGAAGCAAGGCAAACTTCAACAGATTGATGGCGGTCTTCAATGGCATCTTCGCTGTCTCAAAGTGGCTCAACGAGGTCTGCCAATGGAAGAATCCGGTCACAACGGTGCTCTTGTACGCCCTCTTTGTCATACTAGTGTTCTTCCCCGAGTTGATCCTGCCAACGATGTACCTATACATGTTCCTCATCGGACTCTGGAACTATCGGTTCAGGCCGAAGAATCCACCACACATGAACATGAGGTTGTCGTGGGCAGACACCGCGACGGCCGACGAGCTCGACGAGGAGTTTGACACGTTCCCAACGGCTAGAAGTGGTGATACTCTGCGGATAAGGTACGATCGTCTGCGGAGCGTTGCTGCCCGGATACAGAGAGTGGTGGGGGACGTGGCGTCGCAGGGGGAGCGGGTGCAGGCGGTTCTGAGCTGGCGGGATCCTCGCGCCACCATCATATTCATGGCCTTCTGCATTGCGTCAGCCGTGGTGTTCTACGCCGTGCCTCTTCAGCTGCTGATAGTCACTGCCGGATCCTACGCCATGAGACCTCCCAAATTCCGACGCAAGCTGCCTCCAGCGCCGCTCAACTTCTTCCGCCGCCTGCCTGCTAGGACTGATAGCATGTTGTGA